The proteins below come from a single Sphaerochaeta sp. genomic window:
- a CDS encoding FAD:protein FMN transferase, translating into MSGTRRIHRAGILLLLCTLLLVTGCDRKTNGERQSFLSLGTVCAVTLPAGTSQSVYDEIKQEILRINDVFSRTAEGSELYALNRDKTIIASEEFYALVEKAVSMAKLSDGAFDPAIGGITALWNIATDHPRVPSQEEIDQVDRSWQEIVMDPAKRRITIPKNMDVDLGGIAKGYAADRAHEIMEKRGVVRGIINLGGNVYAIGSKENGDLWKIGLRDPNGEEGSVFIVVHLADRAVVTSGGYERFFVQDGKTYQHILDPKTGWPAESDLLSSSIIGTDSTVCDALSTAVYVLGSEKGLALINSLDGFDCVLMKTDGTILFSDNFPYTTNYLT; encoded by the coding sequence GTGAGCGGCACACGCCGCATCCATCGCGCCGGTATTCTGCTCCTCCTGTGCACCCTGTTGCTCGTGACAGGATGTGACCGGAAAACCAATGGGGAACGTCAGAGTTTCCTCTCATTGGGGACGGTCTGTGCCGTGACGCTTCCCGCGGGAACAAGCCAGTCGGTGTACGATGAGATCAAACAGGAAATTCTCAGGATCAACGACGTCTTCAGCCGAACGGCGGAAGGCAGTGAGCTGTACGCGCTGAACCGAGACAAAACCATCATCGCCAGCGAAGAGTTTTATGCATTGGTGGAAAAGGCGGTCTCCATGGCGAAGCTGTCCGACGGGGCGTTCGATCCCGCCATCGGTGGCATCACCGCACTGTGGAACATCGCCACTGACCATCCCCGCGTCCCCAGCCAGGAAGAGATTGACCAGGTGGACCGCTCCTGGCAGGAAATCGTGATGGATCCCGCAAAGCGGCGCATCACCATCCCGAAAAACATGGACGTCGACCTGGGCGGCATCGCCAAAGGATACGCCGCGGACCGGGCCCATGAGATCATGGAGAAGCGGGGTGTGGTCCGGGGAATCATCAACCTGGGCGGCAACGTCTACGCCATCGGATCCAAAGAGAACGGAGATCTGTGGAAGATCGGGCTGCGCGACCCCAATGGGGAGGAAGGCAGCGTGTTCATCGTCGTCCACCTGGCAGACCGCGCGGTGGTCACCAGCGGTGGCTATGAACGGTTCTTCGTCCAGGATGGCAAGACGTACCAGCACATCCTCGATCCCAAAACAGGATGGCCTGCGGAAAGCGACTTGCTCTCCTCCTCCATCATCGGTACGGACAGTACCGTCTGCGACGCGCTTTCCACCGCGGTGTATGTGCTGGGAAGTGAAAAAGGGCTTGCGTTGATCAACAGCCTGGACGGATTCGACTGCGTGCTGATGAAAACAGACGGCACCATTCTGTTCTCCGACAACTTCCCGTACACCACCAATTATCTGACATAA
- a CDS encoding DUF2188 domain-containing protein has protein sequence MATNKEKPVAPSEEKKEARDVHELSFVQGKGWAVKRQGSDKVIKYFKTKIEATEYIVQVSGNQKTSVVIKLKNGKFQKFDNAVRALNYAKTAKEDE, from the coding sequence ATGGCAACCAACAAAGAAAAACCGGTAGCCCCCTCCGAAGAAAAGAAAGAAGCGAGGGACGTGCATGAACTGTCATTCGTCCAGGGAAAAGGCTGGGCGGTCAAACGCCAGGGCAGCGACAAGGTGATCAAATACTTCAAGACGAAGATTGAAGCCACCGAATACATCGTCCAAGTCAGCGGCAACCAGAAGACCTCCGTCGTCATCAAGCTGAAGAACGGCAAGTTCCAGAAGTTTGACAACGCAGTGCGTGCCTTGAACTACGCCAAGACAGCGAAGGAAGACGAGTGA
- a CDS encoding ABC transporter permease, with protein MNVIVTVLSLAITSSVALLLASLGEMINQRAGIFNLGCEGIMSMGAFLGMLLPYAIGHGQATSQVYNVLGLLSATVMGALLGMFFGLVVITFRAPQGIAGIGLQMFGTGAAGTLFRHFVGGTQSIPGITTPPIPLLSRIPVIGPIFFSQNILVYVAFLLVPLSGYVLFKTPWGLAVRAVGTHPRAADSIGINVTRIRYQSLAVGGALAGLAGAYLSLCQAKMFSDSIVSGRGFIAVALVYFGHWQPVKIMWGALLFSLAQTFQTVIQSYGINFPYEFAVMLPYVLVIVVLAFDRESQRLGPTSLGIPFNREIRT; from the coding sequence ATGAACGTCATCGTCACCGTACTTTCCTTGGCCATCACCTCGTCCGTCGCGTTGCTCCTTGCCTCGCTGGGGGAGATGATCAACCAACGGGCTGGCATCTTCAACCTGGGCTGTGAAGGCATCATGTCGATGGGCGCGTTCCTCGGCATGCTGCTCCCCTATGCCATCGGGCATGGACAAGCCACGTCCCAGGTGTACAACGTTCTCGGACTGCTTTCCGCCACGGTGATGGGAGCGCTTCTCGGGATGTTCTTCGGCCTGGTCGTCATCACATTCCGGGCCCCGCAGGGAATCGCCGGCATCGGACTGCAGATGTTCGGAACCGGTGCAGCCGGCACGCTGTTCCGCCACTTCGTAGGCGGCACGCAGAGCATTCCCGGCATCACCACACCACCCATCCCGCTTCTCTCCCGCATTCCGGTCATCGGCCCAATCTTTTTCTCCCAGAACATTCTGGTATATGTGGCGTTCCTGTTGGTGCCGCTCAGCGGGTACGTCCTGTTCAAGACCCCATGGGGACTGGCGGTCCGCGCCGTAGGCACCCATCCCCGCGCGGCCGATTCCATCGGCATCAATGTCACCCGGATACGCTACCAGTCATTGGCCGTGGGAGGCGCGCTTGCCGGCCTTGCCGGAGCCTACCTCTCCCTCTGCCAGGCGAAGATGTTCAGCGATTCCATCGTCAGCGGCCGCGGCTTCATCGCCGTCGCCCTGGTCTACTTCGGACACTGGCAGCCGGTGAAGATCATGTGGGGGGCGTTGCTGTTCTCCCTTGCCCAGACCTTCCAGACGGTCATCCAGAGTTACGGCATCAACTTCCCGTACGAATTCGCCGTCATGCTGCCGTACGTGCTGGTCATCGTCGTCCTTGCGTTCGACCGGGAAAGCCAACGCCTCGGGCCAACCTCACTGGGAATCCCATTCAATCGGGAAATCAGGACGTAA
- a CDS encoding ABC transporter permease — translation MTNQFKILYKICIVLLAVLATMAMGAVILIAIGAPVMKTYAVIIFQPLQNIGLISEVLIRTIPLTIIALGIAVAYRSGIINIGAEGQMAMGILATTAVALAVPTLPKVILLPLVLLAGIAGGALWGAIPGLLKAKLQVSELLSTVMLNYIAEQFYTFCLRKPMLDPAEMTTGSGTPQSMRLTKNIWLTRFIPGTRLHTGIFIAIGFAILIYLLLWKTPFGYKMRAAGSSERAARYGGINVAKYLVIAMLFSGGFAGLAGAVEICGVHHRAIQGITSGYGFSGIVVALFGGLHPAGIIPAAFFFGLLLVGGNMTQNAVGVPANMVQVLQGVIILVIVATQMVLSNAYLMERVWKKTRRKEVAA, via the coding sequence ATGACCAACCAATTCAAAATCCTTTACAAAATCTGCATCGTACTGCTTGCCGTCCTGGCCACCATGGCGATGGGTGCGGTCATTTTGATCGCCATCGGGGCTCCGGTGATGAAGACGTACGCCGTCATCATCTTCCAACCACTTCAGAATATCGGCTTGATCAGCGAAGTGTTGATCCGTACCATCCCGCTGACGATTATCGCGCTGGGCATCGCCGTCGCCTACCGCAGCGGCATCATCAACATCGGCGCAGAGGGACAGATGGCGATGGGAATCCTTGCCACCACGGCGGTGGCCCTGGCCGTCCCCACCCTTCCCAAAGTGATCTTACTCCCGTTGGTGCTCCTTGCAGGTATTGCCGGTGGCGCGCTCTGGGGCGCCATCCCCGGCCTGCTGAAGGCGAAACTCCAGGTAAGCGAGCTTCTGTCCACCGTCATGCTGAACTACATCGCCGAGCAGTTCTACACGTTCTGCCTTCGCAAACCGATGCTGGATCCCGCCGAAATGACCACGGGAAGCGGCACTCCGCAATCCATGCGGCTGACAAAGAACATCTGGCTGACCCGGTTCATTCCGGGCACCCGCCTGCATACCGGCATCTTCATCGCCATCGGCTTTGCGATTTTGATCTACCTGCTGTTGTGGAAGACCCCGTTCGGCTACAAGATGCGGGCGGCTGGTTCCAGCGAGCGGGCCGCACGGTACGGAGGCATCAACGTGGCCAAGTACCTGGTCATCGCAATGCTGTTCAGCGGCGGTTTCGCAGGTCTTGCCGGAGCGGTGGAGATCTGTGGCGTGCATCATAGGGCCATCCAGGGAATCACCAGCGGCTATGGGTTCTCCGGCATCGTCGTGGCGCTCTTCGGAGGGCTGCATCCCGCCGGCATCATCCCCGCCGCGTTCTTCTTCGGACTGCTCCTTGTCGGCGGCAACATGACGCAGAACGCCGTGGGAGTGCCCGCCAACATGGTGCAGGTGCTCCAGGGTGTGATCATCCTCGTCATCGTCGCCACGCAGATGGTGCTCTCCAACGCCTATTTGATGGAACGGGTCTGGAAAAAGACCCGGAGAAAGGAGGTCGCAGCATGA
- a CDS encoding ABC transporter ATP-binding protein, protein MDPNTKITSLRMEHITKRFPGVLASDDISLSVGEGEVLALVGENGAGKTTLMNILMGLYQPDEGKMFINEKEVHFHSPNDAFAAGLGMVHQQYMLVPNMTVTENIALGYKKAWKGWKLDMKMVRDRIEEVSQTYGLAVDPDAFVWQLSVGEQQRVELVKTLCLGARFLILDEPTSALTPQETDELIVLLRKMTANLSIIFISHKLQEVSDLSDKVTILRHGAVVFNGNTKEHSSAEIASLMTGREIIMPENKETECSNIHALEIQHVNARSDRGYLALNDLNLTIHSGEIVGLAGVSGNGQRELAEVINGLRPVESGTITFFGKDITNKSTEEIIKEGMGYIPEERNTEGIVPPFSLKENFILKDSTAKRFTNGIFQNRASIAQNATTLKKDFDIRCPNTDTAAGTLSGGNIQKVILAREITRKPKFLVAVYPIRGLDLGAAQFIHEQLLAKRKEGLGILLISEELDEILALSDRVAVIFKGHIQQVLPRADADSRKLGMLMAGV, encoded by the coding sequence ATGGATCCGAACACCAAGATCACCAGTCTCAGGATGGAACACATCACCAAGCGGTTTCCGGGTGTGCTGGCAAGTGATGATATTTCCCTATCCGTCGGAGAGGGGGAAGTACTCGCCTTGGTCGGAGAAAACGGAGCGGGCAAAACGACGTTGATGAACATCCTGATGGGTTTGTACCAGCCGGATGAGGGAAAGATGTTCATCAATGAAAAGGAAGTACACTTCCACTCCCCCAACGACGCGTTCGCCGCAGGCCTTGGGATGGTACACCAGCAGTACATGCTCGTCCCCAACATGACGGTCACCGAAAACATCGCTCTGGGCTACAAAAAAGCATGGAAGGGATGGAAGTTGGATATGAAGATGGTCCGCGACCGCATCGAGGAAGTCTCTCAGACCTACGGCCTGGCCGTAGATCCTGACGCGTTTGTCTGGCAACTGTCCGTCGGGGAGCAGCAACGGGTCGAATTGGTCAAGACGCTCTGCCTGGGAGCCCGCTTCCTGATCCTGGACGAACCGACCAGCGCGCTGACCCCGCAGGAGACCGACGAGTTGATCGTCCTCCTTCGGAAAATGACCGCCAACTTGTCCATCATCTTCATCAGCCATAAACTGCAGGAAGTGTCCGACCTTTCCGACAAAGTGACGATTCTTCGTCACGGAGCGGTCGTGTTCAATGGAAACACCAAAGAGCATTCCTCCGCGGAGATTGCTTCCTTGATGACCGGACGTGAGATCATCATGCCGGAAAACAAGGAAACCGAATGCTCCAACATCCACGCGCTGGAGATCCAGCATGTGAACGCCCGCAGTGACCGCGGGTACCTTGCGTTGAACGACCTGAACCTGACCATCCACAGCGGGGAGATCGTCGGCCTTGCCGGCGTGTCCGGCAATGGGCAGCGGGAACTCGCCGAGGTGATCAACGGCCTCAGACCGGTGGAGAGCGGGACCATCACGTTCTTCGGAAAAGACATCACCAACAAGAGTACGGAAGAAATCATCAAGGAAGGGATGGGGTACATCCCGGAAGAGCGGAACACCGAAGGCATCGTCCCTCCGTTCTCGTTGAAAGAGAATTTCATCCTGAAGGATTCCACCGCAAAGCGGTTCACCAACGGAATCTTCCAGAACAGGGCGTCCATCGCCCAGAACGCGACCACGCTGAAAAAAGACTTCGATATCCGCTGTCCCAACACGGATACCGCAGCGGGAACGCTCTCCGGCGGCAACATCCAGAAGGTGATCCTGGCGCGGGAGATCACCCGGAAGCCGAAGTTCCTGGTGGCCGTCTATCCGATCCGCGGCTTGGATCTGGGAGCAGCCCAGTTCATCCATGAACAGTTGCTCGCCAAACGGAAGGAAGGACTGGGGATCCTGTTGATCAGCGAGGAACTGGATGAGATCCTCGCCCTCTCCGACCGGGTCGCCGTCATTTTCAAAGGACATATCCAGCAGGTTCTTCCCCGCGCCGACGCGGACAGCAGAAAGCTGGGCATGCTGATGGCAGGAGTGTGA
- a CDS encoding BMP family ABC transporter substrate-binding protein: MFAPCGRRQRSYSEKMAPVDAGSAARQYAAQGYDIIICHGAQYKNLVLEMADEYPNISFAFGTSAEVGPKNVFTYMPQSEETGYLSGIIAGMTTKSNIIGLVGPVDGGDAARYNRGFVLGVQSVNPKAKIMVAHTGSFSDFVKAGDFAQTQIKSGADVLTGSSQQALGALRAVAEYKDKDIWWVGQDMAQLTIPEGYKCIAASSYNYAAVIVGMVEKLDAGIRGGECIPMNFHNGGFVFGWNDSLKKPEVAAKVDEALAKFKAAPDTINWQSVDYSKL, translated from the coding sequence ATGTTTGCCCCGTGCGGCAGAAGACAAAGGAGCTACAGCGAGAAGATGGCTCCGGTCGATGCCGGTTCCGCCGCCCGCCAGTATGCCGCGCAGGGATATGACATCATCATCTGCCATGGCGCCCAGTACAAGAACCTGGTGCTGGAAATGGCTGATGAATACCCCAACATCTCCTTTGCGTTCGGAACCAGCGCTGAGGTGGGACCGAAGAACGTCTTCACCTACATGCCGCAGTCCGAAGAGACCGGATACCTTTCCGGCATCATCGCAGGCATGACGACGAAGAGCAACATCATCGGTCTGGTCGGACCGGTTGATGGTGGTGACGCCGCCCGGTACAACCGTGGCTTCGTCCTCGGCGTACAGTCCGTCAATCCCAAGGCGAAGATCATGGTCGCCCACACCGGTTCGTTCAGTGATTTCGTCAAAGCGGGCGACTTCGCCCAGACGCAGATCAAGAGCGGCGCCGACGTGCTGACCGGCTCTTCCCAGCAGGCGCTCGGAGCGCTTCGCGCCGTCGCCGAATACAAGGACAAGGACATCTGGTGGGTTGGCCAGGATATGGCTCAGCTGACCATTCCGGAAGGGTACAAGTGCATTGCCGCCTCTTCCTACAACTATGCGGCGGTCATCGTCGGCATGGTGGAGAAGCTGGATGCCGGTATCCGCGGAGGAGAATGCATCCCGATGAACTTCCACAACGGCGGATTCGTCTTCGGCTGGAACGACTCGCTGAAGAAACCGGAAGTCGCCGCGAAGGTTGACGAGGCGCTGGCCAAGTTCAAGGCGGCTCCGGATACGATCAACTGGCAGTCCGTCGATTATTCCAAACTGTAA
- a CDS encoding purine/pyrimidine permease codes for MMHAQDTTLFQLNGIPRLKQAFPLAIQHVVAMIVGCVTPALIIASSTHLSSADSILLVQGSLVIAAVSTFLQLFPPFSWLGSGLPVMLGVSFAYLPSMQAIAQGYDLATIFGAELVGGVVAVLVGVFVKKLRVLFPPLITGTVVFTIGLSLYPTAINYMAGGTGSPLYGSWQNWLVSIVTLAVVTVFNHYGKGIWKLASILIGIIVGYILAIPFGLVNFSPVGSAGLFALPIPMHFGIKFEISSCFALGILFAINSIQAIGDFTATTVGGMDRQPTDKELQSGIICYGVSNMLGACFGGLPTATYSQNVGIVTTTKVINRFTLGLGAGILLLAGLLPKFSAMLTTIPQCVLGGATVTVFASIAMTGMKLVVSQPMNYRNTSIVGLAAALGMGISQSSAAVASFPQWFQIIFAKSPVVIATLVAVTLQILLPGKES; via the coding sequence ATGATGCATGCCCAAGACACCACATTGTTCCAATTGAACGGCATCCCACGCCTCAAGCAGGCGTTCCCGCTTGCCATCCAGCATGTCGTTGCGATGATCGTCGGATGTGTTACCCCGGCGTTGATCATCGCTTCCAGCACTCATCTTTCCTCTGCGGACAGCATTTTGCTGGTCCAGGGGTCGCTGGTCATCGCCGCAGTCTCCACGTTTCTGCAGCTCTTTCCTCCGTTTTCCTGGCTGGGAAGCGGCCTGCCAGTGATGTTGGGAGTGAGCTTTGCCTACCTGCCATCCATGCAAGCCATCGCCCAAGGGTATGACCTCGCTACGATCTTTGGCGCGGAGTTGGTAGGCGGGGTGGTCGCCGTTCTTGTCGGGGTTTTCGTCAAGAAGTTGCGCGTGCTGTTTCCGCCGCTCATCACTGGTACGGTGGTGTTCACCATCGGACTTTCCTTGTATCCGACGGCGATCAACTACATGGCTGGCGGAACCGGCTCCCCACTGTATGGTTCCTGGCAGAACTGGCTGGTGTCCATCGTCACCCTGGCGGTCGTCACCGTCTTCAACCATTACGGGAAGGGAATCTGGAAACTTGCTTCCATTTTGATCGGCATCATTGTCGGATACATTCTGGCCATACCGTTCGGCCTGGTCAATTTCTCTCCGGTTGGTTCGGCTGGTCTGTTCGCCCTGCCCATTCCGATGCATTTCGGCATCAAGTTCGAAATCTCTTCCTGTTTCGCCCTGGGTATCTTGTTCGCCATCAACTCCATCCAGGCCATCGGGGATTTCACCGCGACGACAGTCGGTGGAATGGATCGGCAACCGACGGACAAGGAACTGCAGTCCGGCATCATCTGCTACGGAGTATCCAACATGCTGGGAGCCTGTTTCGGCGGACTTCCCACGGCGACGTACAGCCAGAATGTCGGCATCGTGACGACCACCAAGGTGATCAACCGGTTCACGTTGGGATTGGGTGCGGGCATCCTGCTTCTTGCGGGGCTGCTTCCCAAATTCTCCGCCATGCTGACCACCATCCCGCAATGTGTGTTGGGAGGCGCGACGGTGACGGTGTTCGCATCCATCGCCATGACGGGAATGAAGCTGGTCGTCTCCCAGCCGATGAACTACCGCAACACCTCGATCGTCGGACTTGCGGCGGCCTTGGGCATGGGCATCTCCCAGTCTTCCGCCGCGGTGGCGTCGTTCCCCCAGTGGTTCCAGATCATCTTCGCCAAGAGCCCTGTCGTCATCGCGACGTTGGTTGCGGTGACCCTGCAGATTTTGCTTCCGGGAAAAGAAAGCTGA
- a CDS encoding GDSL-type esterase/lipase family protein, with amino-acid sequence MPITSIACVGDSITYGYGLDHRETTCYPSRLGELLGRSCVVGNFGLTGAVVQPDRMKSYDSSLPYQESIRFQPDIVVVLLGTNDTKPWYWRGEEIYRTSMQALLTTYQKLPSHPKVYTLLVPASRPNRFCVRNSMTIRERTVLRTLPFPCIPLPDNLAGDDGVHPGEAGAEAIAKAVFSFLFPEAKSAGSPQPTSR; translated from the coding sequence ATGCCCATCACCAGCATCGCCTGCGTCGGAGACAGCATCACCTATGGCTATGGTCTGGACCACCGGGAAACGACCTGCTATCCATCCCGCTTGGGAGAACTTCTGGGACGGTCATGCGTCGTCGGTAATTTCGGATTAACCGGAGCGGTCGTCCAACCAGACCGAATGAAGTCTTACGACAGTTCACTTCCCTATCAGGAAAGCATCCGATTCCAACCGGATATTGTCGTGGTGCTGCTGGGAACCAACGACACCAAACCGTGGTACTGGCGCGGGGAGGAAATCTACCGCACTTCCATGCAGGCATTGTTGACGACATACCAAAAGCTCCCGTCTCATCCCAAGGTATATACCTTGTTGGTCCCCGCATCGCGCCCAAACCGGTTTTGCGTACGAAACAGCATGACGATACGGGAGCGGACGGTGCTCCGGACCCTTCCCTTCCCTTGCATCCCGCTTCCTGACAATCTCGCGGGTGACGATGGCGTCCACCCCGGCGAAGCAGGGGCAGAGGCCATCGCGAAAGCCGTCTTCAGCTTTCTTTTCCCGGAAGCAAAATCTGCAGGGTCACCGCAACCAACGTCGCGATGA